Proteins encoded within one genomic window of Rhododendron vialii isolate Sample 1 chromosome 1a, ASM3025357v1:
- the LOC131311945 gene encoding probable ADP-ribosylation factor GTPase-activating protein AGD11 isoform X1 yields MSIQQQNTDANNGSGSGSCLYDLLCADPSTSWNCHQRDGHTSSSGSKGRLKNLMCQSGNGICADCGSSDPKWVSLSLGVFICIKCSGVHRSLGVHISKVLSVNLDEWTDEQVDTLVDMGGNDAANLKFEACIPDNLRKPKPDSSIEERSDYIRRKYELHQFLHSDELLSCPYPYPGFCSSSSRCGNSCGSALDKKHSEKQTAGGHRIHGLGQAFRNSWRRKESEHKATKKSNSLAGMIEFVGLIKVNVVRGTNLAVRDIVTSDPYVILSLGHQSVKTRVIKNNLNPVWNEQLMLSIPQTIPPLKMLVYDKDTFKPDDFMGDAEIDIQPLVSAAKASEISSIREPMQLGSWVASKDNTLVRDGIITFVDGKVKQEISLRLQNVEKGTLDIELECVPLTQ; encoded by the exons ATGTCCATCCAGCAACAAAATACGGATGCCAACAATGGTTCTG GGTCAGGATCTTGCCTTTATGACCTCTTATGCGCGGACCCCTCTACGAGCTGGAATTGCCACCAAAGGGATGGACATACGTCTTCTTCTG GTTCAAAGGGAAGGCTGAAGAATCTAATGTGTCAATCAGGAAACGGGATTTGTGCAGATTGTGGATCTTCCGATCCAAAATGGGT GTCTCTAAGCCTTGGAGTGTTTATATGTATCAAGTGTTCTGGAGTACATAGAAGCCTTGGAGTACATATATCAAAG GTTTTGTCAGTAAATCTAGATGAATGGACAGATGAACAAGTGGATACTTTGGTAGATATGGGTGGAAACGATGCAgcaaatttgaagtttgaagcTTGTATTCCAGATAATTTGAGAAAACCAAAACCAGATTCCTCTATAGAGGAGCGCTCCGATTATATTAG GAGGAAATATGAGCTGCATCAATTTTTGCACTCGGATGAACTGTTGTCATGTCCGTATCCATATCCTGGTTTTTGTTCATCATCTTCCCGCTGTGGCAACAGTTGTGGTTCAGCCCTGGATAAGAAACATTCTGAGAAGCAAACAGCCGGTGGCCACCGGATCCATGGTCTTGGGCAAGCCTTTCGGAATAGCTGGAGAAGGAAGGAGTCAGAGCACAAGGCCACTAAGAAGAGTAACTCATTG GCAGGTATGATCGAATTTGTCGGGTTGATAAAGGTCAATGTGGTCCGAGGTACAAACCTAGCTGTCAGGGACATAGTGACCAGTGATCCTTATGTCATCCTCTCATTGGGACACCAA TCAGTGAAGACGCGAGTCATCAAGAACAACCTCAACCCAGTCTGGAATGAACAGCTAATGTTATCAATTCCACAAACCATTCCGCCTTTAAAGATG CTCGTGTACGACAAGGATACATTCAAACCCGATGATTTTATGGGGGATGCTGAGATTGACATTCAGCCCTTGGTCTCTGCTGCCAAAGCCTCTGAGATTTCCTCAATCAGGGAACCTATGCAGCTTGGAAGTTGGGTAGCAAGCAAAGATAACACTCTGGTACGAGATGGTATCATCACCTTCGTAGACGGGAAAGTAAAACAAGAAATCTCCCTAAGGCTGCAGAATGTTGAAAAGGGAACGCTTGACATCGAGCTTGAATGTGTTCCCCTCACTCAATAG
- the LOC131311945 gene encoding probable ADP-ribosylation factor GTPase-activating protein AGD11 isoform X2 has translation MSIQQQNTDANNGSGSCLYDLLCADPSTSWNCHQRDGHTSSSGSKGRLKNLMCQSGNGICADCGSSDPKWVSLSLGVFICIKCSGVHRSLGVHISKVLSVNLDEWTDEQVDTLVDMGGNDAANLKFEACIPDNLRKPKPDSSIEERSDYIRRKYELHQFLHSDELLSCPYPYPGFCSSSSRCGNSCGSALDKKHSEKQTAGGHRIHGLGQAFRNSWRRKESEHKATKKSNSLAGMIEFVGLIKVNVVRGTNLAVRDIVTSDPYVILSLGHQSVKTRVIKNNLNPVWNEQLMLSIPQTIPPLKMLVYDKDTFKPDDFMGDAEIDIQPLVSAAKASEISSIREPMQLGSWVASKDNTLVRDGIITFVDGKVKQEISLRLQNVEKGTLDIELECVPLTQ, from the exons ATGTCCATCCAGCAACAAAATACGGATGCCAACAATGGTTCTG GATCTTGCCTTTATGACCTCTTATGCGCGGACCCCTCTACGAGCTGGAATTGCCACCAAAGGGATGGACATACGTCTTCTTCTG GTTCAAAGGGAAGGCTGAAGAATCTAATGTGTCAATCAGGAAACGGGATTTGTGCAGATTGTGGATCTTCCGATCCAAAATGGGT GTCTCTAAGCCTTGGAGTGTTTATATGTATCAAGTGTTCTGGAGTACATAGAAGCCTTGGAGTACATATATCAAAG GTTTTGTCAGTAAATCTAGATGAATGGACAGATGAACAAGTGGATACTTTGGTAGATATGGGTGGAAACGATGCAgcaaatttgaagtttgaagcTTGTATTCCAGATAATTTGAGAAAACCAAAACCAGATTCCTCTATAGAGGAGCGCTCCGATTATATTAG GAGGAAATATGAGCTGCATCAATTTTTGCACTCGGATGAACTGTTGTCATGTCCGTATCCATATCCTGGTTTTTGTTCATCATCTTCCCGCTGTGGCAACAGTTGTGGTTCAGCCCTGGATAAGAAACATTCTGAGAAGCAAACAGCCGGTGGCCACCGGATCCATGGTCTTGGGCAAGCCTTTCGGAATAGCTGGAGAAGGAAGGAGTCAGAGCACAAGGCCACTAAGAAGAGTAACTCATTG GCAGGTATGATCGAATTTGTCGGGTTGATAAAGGTCAATGTGGTCCGAGGTACAAACCTAGCTGTCAGGGACATAGTGACCAGTGATCCTTATGTCATCCTCTCATTGGGACACCAA TCAGTGAAGACGCGAGTCATCAAGAACAACCTCAACCCAGTCTGGAATGAACAGCTAATGTTATCAATTCCACAAACCATTCCGCCTTTAAAGATG CTCGTGTACGACAAGGATACATTCAAACCCGATGATTTTATGGGGGATGCTGAGATTGACATTCAGCCCTTGGTCTCTGCTGCCAAAGCCTCTGAGATTTCCTCAATCAGGGAACCTATGCAGCTTGGAAGTTGGGTAGCAAGCAAAGATAACACTCTGGTACGAGATGGTATCATCACCTTCGTAGACGGGAAAGTAAAACAAGAAATCTCCCTAAGGCTGCAGAATGTTGAAAAGGGAACGCTTGACATCGAGCTTGAATGTGTTCCCCTCACTCAATAG